The genomic DNA TAATCCTCTTCTTTCTCCATTTCCATCTCATCTTTCCGCGCTTTTTCCAGTCCCTTGAACTTCTCTTCAACCAAACACCTCTGATCGCTAAAGTGTGACGTTGACCTGATTGAACCACCATATATGAAAGTTATTGCTGGTTGAAGGGATCGTTCGGCAGAACATTGAAGCCATCGCAGATGCTGAATATAAAAATATTTTTCAGTTGGGGCGCCTCAGTCGGCGTTTCCGTGGCAGAAGTAACTCGATATGTACCTGTCGTATGCGGACATCTCTACTGCATACACCGAGGGTACTTTCGTGTATCTCTTTATGGCCTCCCTAACAACATCCTCAACGTCTCCCATAGCAGACAGTTCGCTATACAGCGCATCATCTATCTCTATCTTTGCCATTGATAATCATACTCTTGCATGCTATTTATATTTTGCTATATTGGACTTCGTCAAATGACGTATGAAATCACATTCTGCGTATCGTTTTCATCAATGAAATACCACACATATTAATAATCGATATATATCAGGAATATTGATATGGCTCTGTCGCGGAGCGATGCCGTACTGATACCAGTTCTTGCAGGGGTGATGATGGGTGCGATCGACAGCACGATAGTCGTACTAGCGCTGCCCACCATATCAGATAGCCTCAGAGCGCCACTGTCAATCTCAATATGGATTATACTTGCATACCTACTGACGGCTGCAGTCACAACAACACAGTTCGGGCGCCTAGGCGATATGAAGTCCAGAAAGACCATATTCAACAGCGGCATGCTGATCTTCACCGCCGGTTCTTTTCTCTGTGGCGTATCGCCCAATATAGAGTCGCTGATCGCATTCAGATTCGTGCAAGCGGCCGGAGGTTCAATGATGCAGGCCAACTCCGGATCCATAATAGCGGACAGCTTTCCGCCAAATCTCAGGGGCCGTGCTTATGGTTATACTTCAGTGGGATGGAACTCAGGTGCGACGCTTGGTATAGTGCTGGGAGGAATAATAACAACGCTCATTGGATGGCGATACATTTTCTACATAAACGTTCCAATCGGCCTGATATCGTTCTATTTCGCCGTGAAATACATAGGGCATGGTGAAACGCGTACAACGCATCTGGATATTCCCGGCGTCGTAACACTTTCGGCTGCCCTAGTATCTTTATCTTATGCGGCGACGGACTTCACCTCGCACGGCTTAGACGCGATCAACGAGGCCTTGCTGCTCTTCGGTTTCATCATGATAATCATATTCATATTCTTGGAAAGAACGAACAGCGACGCACTTCTCCCCGTGAGCATGTTTCAGAATAGGGTTTTCAATTTCTCCATATTGGCGGCTTTTCTCCAGAGTCTGGGATATCTTGCGGTCACATTCATAATAATCATGTATCTGCAGGGGCTTCGCGGTCTTTCCCCGTTAGACAGCTCGCTGCTTCTCGTACCGGGATATGTGCTGGGCGGTTTCACAGGTCCAGTATTCGGTAAGTTATCGGACAGGGTAGGCGCCAGGCTGCCGGCAACCTTGGGCATGATGCTGATGGCTGTCGCCATAGTCATGTACATGCAGCTAAGCCTCTCCACTCCCCTATATTACATAATACCCATTTCGATAATATCCGGGTTAGGTTCATCCATGTTCTTCCCGGCAAATAACAGCGCCGTGATGGCCAGCTCTCCTGTCAGGACGTATGGCGGCGCCTCCGGCCTGCTCAGGACCATGGCCAACATCGGTATGCTGGGCTCTTTCGTGCTTGCCATAACCGTTTCCACGCTATCTATACCCAGATACATAGCATTTGAGGTATTCGCAGGGGTAGGGCATCTCGTGGGCGGTGTTTCTGCATCATTTCTGGACGGCATACATACGGCTCTTGCCGTATCACTCGGGATCATACTGGTAGGGGCCATTTTTTCCTTCATAAGGGGCAAGGAGGAGAGAAAGAGCGGTTCGGTGTCAATGCCACACAGCAGCAATGATCCAAAGTAAATCGCTCTGTTATGAAACCTGCGGTTAAATGAGGCAGTGATGCACCTCAGCAGATCATTCATGATGTCAGATCAATACATTGCGAATCTGCGGTCATCTGCATGGTATATACTCCGAACACAGCATTTTCACGCGTTTCGCAGATACACGGTACAAGCTATGACAATCTCTATATATTCTCTAAAACTGACCATACGTGCTTGAGAAAGTGATAGAGGTCGATCATCTCCGGCAAACTTATGATGGCAGGAATTTTGTCGTGGATGACGTTTCATTCTATGTATCAAAGGGGGAGATATACGGCCTCCTTGGAAAAAACGGTGCGGGAAAGACCACGACGATCCGCACGATGACCACTATACTCCCAGTTCACTATGGAAAGGTCAGAATCCTCGGTATGGATGTTTCTGAGAATGCCGAAAGGATAAGAAAACGCATAGGGGTTGTACTTCAGAACGAATCCTTCGATTTTGCAAGCGTCGAGAGAAATCTGAAGGTCTACGGTATGCTTTGGGATGTCCCAAGAGAGGTGCTGAAAGCAAGAATAGAGGAGGTGCTTGAGGTTTTTGACCTTTCCTCCCTGAGAAAGGTCAGGGCGATGGAGCTATCCGGGGGGCAGAAGAAGAGGCTTCAGGTGGCCAGGGAATTTCTCCACGACATGGATCTGCTCTTCCTGGATGAGCCCACCGTTGGTCTCGATCCTATAATGCGGCGGTCCGTGCTCAACTACATAAGGGATAAAGCAAGAAAGGGCCTGACCGTACTTTACACAACTCAGATCATGGAGGAGGCGGACTATCTGTGCGACAGGATAGCTATAATGAACAATGGGAAGATAGTCGCTGAGGGTACAAGCTCCGATCTTAAAGCTAAATACGGAGATTTGAAGACGATACATGTCATAATCTCAGGGGAACTTGATTACGATAGCCTTAAGGTAAAATTTCCTGAAGACGTCGTGGTTGATAATGATGAGATAAGGATAGTTTCCAAGAACGTAGAGGATATACTTCCTGATCTCATAATCTATCTGAAGGCGAGAGGCATCAGGATAGATAGGATCAGTGTGGAGGAAAGTAGTCTGGACGACGTCTTTCTGAAGGTGGTGTCATGATACCTCCATCTCTGCGGTTGACAGCAAGAAATCTCATAATAAATACGGATCCGGGTACGCTGCTGTTCCTGCTGGGGCTTCCATCATTCTACCTGATAGTTCTCGGACTTATGTTTCAAGCCCTGATACCCAACGTATTCTTTGAGGGCCATTCAATAAGTTATGCTCAATTCCTCTCACCGGGAGTTGTGGCCATGCAGCCCTTCATAGCAGGATCCATAGGTGGAAGCATGCTCTGGTCTGATCGCCGGTGGGGCATGTTTGAGCAGCTGCTGGTAGGCCCTTTCCACAGGATAGACTACTTGTTGGGCATAATCTACGTATCCATGATATTCTCAGTTGGCGGAGCAATGCTGATGTTTCTTGTTTCATATCTGTTGACGGGGTTCGTCATCCATTATTTGGTGAACATCATACTCATCATTCTGGTGCTGCTTGTATCATCAGTACTTTTCACATCCCTGTTTCTGGTGCTTTCGGTTTTCATACGCACCATACAGACCTATAACACGGTCACCATGTTTATCTTCTTCATACTTGATTTTGCCAGCTCTGCATTCTATCCTATCAACACCAGAACACCGATTGGCCTTCGCATAGTCTCATATGCGAATCCCCTGACATACATAGTTGATTCCGTGAGGGATATGATGTTCGCCAGCCTGAATAGATCCGATCTCATATACGTGATGATCGTTGTGGTGTTATCAGCACTGTTCTTCATCTTCGCGGCCCTGTCTTACAGGAAGGCAAAGATCTGAAAAGAGAAATATTTATCCGTATTTTTTCTCTATATAATTGATGTAAGGTCAATACGGGCTTGATTGTATGTTCAGAGATAGAACTGAAGCAGGGCGGATTCTGGCCGATCGGATAGCCAGGCCAGCAGGAAGGTGTACGGTCACAGGCATAGCGCGTGGCGGTATAATAACTGCAAGGCCAGTGGCTGAAATACTGGGCTGTGAATTGACAACCATAATAGTCAAGAAGATCGGTCACCCTGATGATCCAGAGTTCGCCATTGGTGCGGTGGCCGAAGGTATGGAGAGAAGGCCGTATCTTAACTCGTTTTCATCCGGCATCGATAGAGAAACTGTACAGTATGCGGTCAGCAGGCTCATGGATGAAATTGGAGAGCTTCGCAGGACACTTGGATCTGCGAACTCCGTATTCAACGGAAGATGGGATAATGTAATAGTTGTGGATGACGGATCTGCAACCGGGACAACAGTAGTCGCAGCTGTCAGAAGTATTAAAATAAACGTCACGAAAAATGTGCTGGTCGCTGTGCCAGTCATCAGTGAAGATGCCTTCGATTTGATAAGATCGGAAGGTGTGGATATTGTATACGTTGATATGCCGTATGATTTTGAGGCCGTAAGTGAATTCTATTCGGATTTCAGAGAAGTCTCTGTGGATGATATACGATCCATGCTGTATGGATAGACGAATATTGAAGATGAGAAAGAAGACATATTTTGATTCAGCTGCGAAATTGATATATAGGATTCAAACATCACTTTTTGAGAAAATACCCTGCGGCATAATTCAGCGGAGGAACCGTTGACACCGCCGGAACATGGGCTACGGGGGGACATGGGGTAATGGCATCCTGACGGGCTCCAGTCAGGAGATGATTAGAAACAGGGTCATCTGATTTGATGATGAGTGACTGGAACTATGATCCAGGAAGAGACCCGTAGATCTGGGTTCAACTCCCAGTGTCCCCATATTCTCATCTTTATGAATAATGTGAAAAAGATCATCATCGAATCATTATGGCCATAAAGATTCGATGAAACATCATATATTATATTCTATCAAAAAATATCAGATGATTGAGTTTAACTCAAAGTTTTTATCAGGGATGCAATTTTTCCATCCTTATCGACATTGTTCAAAGCTTTGGTGAGATTCGAGGCATCTCTATTTTTCTGTTTTTCTGGAAGCTCCTTCTGCGCCTTCAATCTGGCCTCTATCACTTTCTTTGCTGTTGCATCAGGTAGGCTCCTAACAAGGGTGAGGTTAGTTTCACATAGGCCTATATATTCAGCGTCTGTACCGACTTTGTCCACCTGCATGATCATATCCTTCATTGCTGAGGCAATCTCGTCTACGTTTTTCCCGAGCAGGCCGTTAAATATCTCAAGCATTGCTGCAGACTGATCCTTCTTGTTCATTTTCAATATTTTCTTTATATCTATGTCCATAGTTAGATATCGCATTCAAATAGTTAATCTTTTCATCATGATGATAAAAAATCATATTTATGAATTAATCATATGAAATTATATACGTATAGATGAGGATCATTGGTATTTCAGAAAATGTATGATATGTCTATAGTTCATTTATTAGATGAACATTTTACATCAGAACATGTTGAATATCAGAACATAACCCTTCTTCAAACGCACTATGGATTTAAAAATCTTAAAAATAGAGAAAGATGTAAAATAGAAAATAAATTTTTTCAAAGCACCAGATACATGTAGCCTTCCTGTTTCCTCTTTATTATTTCCTTCAGGCTGGCCGGAACATATACCACTCCGGGCGCGAGTTCGTCCTTCTGTATATTTCTCGCTTCCATGGATGTACCGCAGGCAACCACAGAAACCTTCTTGTTCTCAAGAATAGGTTTTATCCTGTTCTTCTGGGTCACCGCCGCTATCCCTCCATTGAGATAGACAACTTCAACCAGCTCGGTCTCTGGCATCTCCGACAGATGGGTAGCTGCTGTTATGGACATCGGTATTTTTTCTTCAGAATCAACAGAAAGTATTATTTTCATATGTGAACATTGCGTTCTAATATTAACGTATCGTGCCGGTATGGTTATATGATTTTTTGTCATGACTTATACTTTTTGCTTGAAATATATTAATTTAATCTTTAATATATTCATTTATGACCGAGAAATCGCGAATTGTGAGAAACGATAAAATCATCAAGCCTTAGCTGGGTATTCTGTCTACTCAGTCTAACGTCATTTTTCCCAGATCTTCAATCTCCCTGATGACTTCGGTATCATCTGTATTGCTAATGTCGCCCATTGGAAGACCGCAAAACGCCGATCTTATTACACGGCGCATTATTTTTCCATTCCTGGTCTTCGGTATCTTCGAGATGCGGAATACATGGGAAGGTCTGAATGGCTTTCCCATTCCGTTTTCGACGGCCTCCTCTATTCTGCCGTTTAACCCTGGATCCCCAACATAGAACACCGCTATGACCTCACCCTTGATCCTGTCAGGTATGGATACAACTGCACATTCCGTCACTCCATCAACACGCATAACGAGATCTTCAACCTCGTTTGGGCCAACTCTCTTCCCGGCTATCTTTATTACATCATCCGATCTCCCGTACAGATAGAAGTATCCGTCCTCGTCCATCTCTCCGAAGTCGCCATGGAACCATATGCCCTTAAATCTTGACCAGTATGTTTCCAGATATTTCTCTCTGTTATTCCATAATCCACGCGTCATGGATGGACTTGGATATTTTGCAACCAGATATCCAACGGTGTTGTAAACCTCCTGTCCCTGCTCATTGAATATTGAAGCATTCATACCTAGACCCCTGTAGAGGCATTTCGGTTTCTGCGGCACCGCTGGATTTGAAGCCAGGAAGCATCCAATTATATCGGTGCCTCCAGATATGTTTGATATGGATGCCCTGCCACGTCCAAGCACATTGAAAAGATATACCCAAGATTCTTCATCCCAGGGCTCTCCAGTTGATCCGAATACACGAACAGTGTCAAAGGTTCTTCTCGTGCCTCTGTATTTTATCATCCGGACAACCGTCGGAGAAAGTCCAAGTATAGTAACCCTGTTTTTTTCTGCAATGTCGAACAGTCTATCTGGCTCAGGATAGTCGATCGCCCCATCATACAGAAGTATCGTTCCATGCAGGGCGTTTGTACCAATGAGCGCCCATGGCCCCATCATCCATCCTAGATCCGTGATCCAGTGAAGGACATCCTCCTCCTTAAGATCCATGTAATATTTGACTTCCTTCGCAATATTGACCAGGGCACCTCCGTGCACATGCACCGTTCCTTTAGGCTTACCGGTCGTACCGGAGGTATAGAGCATTATTGCTGGGTCTTCGCTCCCTGTCCTCTCGGTCTCCACATTTTTGCTCCCACTCACGGCATCCTCAAAGCGGTAAAATTTTCCAGAATCT from Thermoplasma sp. Kam2015 includes the following:
- a CDS encoding ABC transporter ATP-binding protein, with product MLEKVIEVDHLRQTYDGRNFVVDDVSFYVSKGEIYGLLGKNGAGKTTTIRTMTTILPVHYGKVRILGMDVSENAERIRKRIGVVLQNESFDFASVERNLKVYGMLWDVPREVLKARIEEVLEVFDLSSLRKVRAMELSGGQKKRLQVAREFLHDMDLLFLDEPTVGLDPIMRRSVLNYIRDKARKGLTVLYTTQIMEEADYLCDRIAIMNNGKIVAEGTSSDLKAKYGDLKTIHVIISGELDYDSLKVKFPEDVVVDNDEIRIVSKNVEDILPDLIIYLKARGIRIDRISVEESSLDDVFLKVVS
- a CDS encoding MFS transporter, which translates into the protein MSRSDAVLIPVLAGVMMGAIDSTIVVLALPTISDSLRAPLSISIWIILAYLLTAAVTTTQFGRLGDMKSRKTIFNSGMLIFTAGSFLCGVSPNIESLIAFRFVQAAGGSMMQANSGSIIADSFPPNLRGRAYGYTSVGWNSGATLGIVLGGIITTLIGWRYIFYINVPIGLISFYFAVKYIGHGETRTTHLDIPGVVTLSAALVSLSYAATDFTSHGLDAINEALLLFGFIMIIIFIFLERTNSDALLPVSMFQNRVFNFSILAAFLQSLGYLAVTFIIIMYLQGLRGLSPLDSSLLLVPGYVLGGFTGPVFGKLSDRVGARLPATLGMMLMAVAIVMYMQLSLSTPLYYIIPISIISGLGSSMFFPANNSAVMASSPVRTYGGASGLLRTMANIGMLGSFVLAITVSTLSIPRYIAFEVFAGVGHLVGGVSASFLDGIHTALAVSLGIILVGAIFSFIRGKEERKSGSVSMPHSSNDPK
- a CDS encoding phosphoribosyltransferase; translation: MFRDRTEAGRILADRIARPAGRCTVTGIARGGIITARPVAEILGCELTTIIVKKIGHPDDPEFAIGAVAEGMERRPYLNSFSSGIDRETVQYAVSRLMDEIGELRRTLGSANSVFNGRWDNVIVVDDGSATGTTVVAAVRSIKINVTKNVLVAVPVISEDAFDLIRSEGVDIVYVDMPYDFEAVSEFYSDFREVSVDDIRSMLYG
- a CDS encoding AMP-binding protein, yielding MFYYRPSDEIVSNTNLGRFANSLGISVKDLYRRADNDPEWFWPRAIDDLGIEFFRKYDRVVDLSDGVEWARWFTGGEINIEFNAVERYSSSGKTAIIYEAESGENSKLSYSELNRKVSSLASTLLDLGIRKGDRVAVYMPFNANSAIAFYSILRIGAVAVPMFSGYGLSAVRGRIEDSGAKLLITSRSYERKGKSIDMAGVAEKISIKTIMDGDSGKFYRFEDAVSGSKNVETERTGSEDPAIMLYTSGTTGKPKGTVHVHGGALVNIAKEVKYYMDLKEEDVLHWITDLGWMMGPWALIGTNALHGTILLYDGAIDYPEPDRLFDIAEKNRVTILGLSPTVVRMIKYRGTRRTFDTVRVFGSTGEPWDEESWVYLFNVLGRGRASISNISGGTDIIGCFLASNPAVPQKPKCLYRGLGMNASIFNEQGQEVYNTVGYLVAKYPSPSMTRGLWNNREKYLETYWSRFKGIWFHGDFGEMDEDGYFYLYGRSDDVIKIAGKRVGPNEVEDLVMRVDGVTECAVVSIPDRIKGEVIAVFYVGDPGLNGRIEEAVENGMGKPFRPSHVFRISKIPKTRNGKIMRRVIRSAFCGLPMGDISNTDDTEVIREIEDLGKMTLD
- a CDS encoding DsrE family protein, with amino-acid sequence MKIILSVDSEEKIPMSITAATHLSEMPETELVEVVYLNGGIAAVTQKNRIKPILENKKVSVVACGTSMEARNIQKDELAPGVVYVPASLKEIIKRKQEGYMYLVL
- a CDS encoding ABC transporter permease, producing the protein MIPPSLRLTARNLIINTDPGTLLFLLGLPSFYLIVLGLMFQALIPNVFFEGHSISYAQFLSPGVVAMQPFIAGSIGGSMLWSDRRWGMFEQLLVGPFHRIDYLLGIIYVSMIFSVGGAMLMFLVSYLLTGFVIHYLVNIILIILVLLVSSVLFTSLFLVLSVFIRTIQTYNTVTMFIFFILDFASSAFYPINTRTPIGLRIVSYANPLTYIVDSVRDMMFASLNRSDLIYVMIVVVLSALFFIFAALSYRKAKI
- a CDS encoding 50S ribosomal protein L41e — protein: MKRSSRDWKKRGKMRWKWRKKRIRRLKRERRANRM